Proteins encoded together in one candidate division WOR-3 bacterium window:
- a CDS encoding HDIG domain-containing protein, translating into MKINKGDIVGLAWRFLSIVFVIIVAELVSHPPSRKSLTFIPGEVSDRTILSPVDFKILKSSESLSAESIFVRDSITPVLKKTDIYRNCLSRKDSFMTFLDSCSNKYFELDSFGNFQPPYFRERVLSSLYEWLQPREITKNQLDSILWTLDSKNILDISKSLNELIDTIVSIGISEPFTQNRQKTAIIIDLDGLNQIQRPQSSILYSVDQLSDAILTYSAYRKEDTLLLRNALRKIAEVNLFFDRNWTNAKTDSALRSIDPYTDEKVSKGAEILRQNQQITIEDSIKIVSLIKFVGEEDPQIINLLGKTKHSIKEFLGRMTAVGMIFFLSFIFLSFLCLRTWKTKSKMLLFLLIVLLTSIATCVLIRYLSSSGAGSPLNFPSESFVENLIALSPVALGGLLLVLLVGPTEGVIAVLILSSVAAVYWNYSLNLFLFLFTGSAAAIAVSRKIHRRANFYTVLMAMFTSLSIISISLYMSGNFPARVLMNLLLVSFINSIISVFFALGLISLFERIFNVVTDMKLLELALDSQPLLYKMAREAQGTKYHSIIVGDIAEAAAKAIGANPVLAKVGSLYHDIGKIEHPENFIENQPMEGKNIHDSISPKESARLLRNHVDDGIVLAKKHKLPMEIIEFIQTHHGTNIMEVFLHKAEMAKTMGGPEIDENEFRYRGPLPKSKEASIVMLADSIEASCRSLKNPSEEELRDKIRSIFERRITDGQLKESEMSLREIYQIEEVFLKHMTSIYHRRVQYPSDQKNDEELNKNNHEEPKENESCQEDNT; encoded by the coding sequence ATGAAAATCAATAAAGGCGACATAGTTGGCTTGGCATGGAGGTTTCTGTCGATTGTTTTCGTCATCATCGTTGCGGAACTTGTTTCGCACCCGCCTTCCCGTAAATCCCTGACTTTCATTCCCGGAGAGGTGTCCGACAGGACTATATTGTCTCCGGTGGATTTTAAAATACTCAAATCTTCGGAAAGCCTTTCTGCTGAATCGATTTTTGTCAGGGATTCGATCACGCCGGTTTTGAAAAAAACCGACATATACAGGAACTGCCTGTCGAGAAAAGACTCTTTCATGACTTTTCTCGACTCTTGCAGCAATAAGTACTTTGAGTTGGATTCGTTTGGAAACTTCCAGCCGCCTTATTTCCGTGAAAGGGTGTTGTCGTCTCTTTATGAATGGCTTCAACCCCGAGAAATCACGAAAAACCAGTTGGACAGCATTCTCTGGACGCTTGACTCAAAAAATATTCTCGACATTTCAAAATCCTTGAACGAATTGATAGACACGATAGTGTCTATCGGAATTTCAGAACCTTTCACCCAAAACCGTCAAAAGACAGCCATAATTATAGACCTCGACGGTTTAAACCAGATTCAACGACCTCAGTCTTCGATTCTTTACAGTGTAGACCAATTAAGTGACGCGATATTGACCTATTCCGCTTACAGAAAAGAAGACACTCTTTTGCTGAGGAACGCGCTCAGAAAGATCGCAGAAGTGAATTTATTCTTCGACAGAAATTGGACAAACGCCAAAACAGATTCTGCCCTAAGGTCTATAGACCCATACACTGATGAAAAAGTGAGCAAAGGTGCTGAAATATTGAGACAGAACCAGCAGATTACAATAGAAGATTCCATAAAAATAGTTTCGTTGATAAAATTTGTCGGCGAGGAAGACCCGCAAATAATAAACCTTTTGGGTAAAACCAAACACAGCATTAAAGAATTTTTGGGAAGAATGACCGCTGTCGGGATGATATTTTTTCTTTCGTTTATTTTCCTTTCTTTCTTGTGCCTAAGAACATGGAAGACCAAATCGAAAATGCTTTTGTTTTTGCTGATTGTATTGTTAACTTCAATTGCGACGTGTGTTCTCATAAGGTATTTGAGCTCTTCCGGGGCTGGATCTCCGTTAAATTTTCCTTCAGAAAGTTTTGTGGAAAACCTAATCGCCCTTTCTCCAGTCGCTTTAGGCGGATTGTTACTCGTGCTTTTGGTGGGTCCAACCGAAGGAGTCATCGCAGTATTGATTTTATCTTCAGTCGCAGCGGTTTACTGGAATTATTCCCTAAACCTGTTTTTGTTCCTTTTCACCGGCAGCGCTGCTGCTATAGCGGTATCGAGAAAAATCCACAGAAGGGCGAATTTCTATACTGTTTTGATGGCGATGTTCACCAGTTTGTCAATTATCTCAATTTCCCTTTACATGTCAGGAAACTTTCCTGCCAGGGTTTTGATGAATTTGCTGTTGGTCTCTTTCATCAACTCCATTATATCGGTGTTTTTCGCCCTGGGGCTTATTTCACTTTTTGAGAGGATATTCAATGTCGTCACGGACATGAAACTTCTGGAACTCGCTCTCGACAGTCAACCTCTACTGTATAAGATGGCAAGAGAAGCACAGGGTACAAAGTATCATTCAATTATCGTCGGCGACATAGCTGAAGCAGCGGCAAAAGCTATAGGCGCAAATCCTGTTCTGGCCAAAGTGGGCTCTCTTTATCATGATATTGGTAAAATAGAGCATCCGGAAAATTTCATAGAAAATCAGCCCATGGAGGGCAAAAACATTCACGACAGCATTTCGCCCAAGGAAAGCGCGAGGTTGCTGAGAAACCATGTCGACGATGGAATAGTTCTCGCAAAAAAACACAAATTGCCCATGGAAATAATCGAGTTCATTCAGACTCACCACGGAACAAATATTATGGAGGTTTTTTTGCACAAGGCTGAAATGGCAAAAACAATGGGGGGACCTGAAATAGATGAAAATGAATTCAGGTACAGAGGTCCTCTGCCGAAAAGCAAAGAAGCTTCAATTGTCATGCTCGCAGACAGCATCGAAGCTTCTTGCAGAAGCCTTAAAAATCCATCGGAAGAAGAACTGAGGGATAAAATAAGATCCATATTCGAACGCAGAATAACAGATGGTCAACTGAAAGAGTCTGAAATGTCGTTGCGTGAGATATATCAGATTGAAGAAGTTTTTTTGAAACACATGACAAGCATATATCACAGGAGGGTTCAATACCCATCTGATCAAAAAAACGATGAAGAACTCAATAAAAATAATCACGAAGAACCAAAAGAAAACGAATCCTGTCAAGAAGACAATACTTGA
- the ybeY gene encoding rRNA maturation RNase YbeY, translating to MSIKNPALSIVFVGKNEIRDYNSKYRKKRYVTDVISFPGSDRDYLGDMIICPEKVMENANLLRIRFEEELTRVIIHGFLHLLGFEDHTSQKKVKMWTVQEEILRKLKTENRLCSI from the coding sequence TTGTCCATAAAAAATCCTGCCCTGAGCATAGTTTTCGTCGGCAAAAATGAGATAAGAGACTACAATTCGAAGTACAGGAAGAAAAGATACGTCACGGATGTGATTTCATTCCCGGGTTCCGACCGGGATTATCTCGGCGACATGATAATATGCCCTGAAAAAGTCATGGAAAACGCTAATCTGCTCAGGATCCGTTTTGAAGAAGAATTGACGAGGGTGATAATCCATGGTTTTCTGCACCTTTTGGGTTTTGAAGATCACACAAGCCAAAAAAAGGTCAAAATGTGGACAGTTCAGGAAGAAATTCTGAGAAAGCTTAAAACGGAAAACCGACTTTGCTCTATTTGA
- a CDS encoding epoxyqueuosine reductase has product MTQNKCLTKDSKADFLKKLAQDVNLDGIGFTGADPVEEGFCAKILYDGQYLPSDKFHNPLLVKEWAKSLVVGILSYDTKEKIELIGGEGRIAKYAWGNYYDLLKQKLRMISEIYSRVTGDRVSKSFSNGPLDEKLYAYRAGLGFKGKNGLLVNGVYGTRVVIGLFLTESELPLSVIPENLCLDCDNCLQKCPTKCIKSQGTEGAVNLDRTKCIQELSQRDTVIPENIKKVWKDRFYGCDDCQDSCVLNIKAPPSIHRPSKGWIGGKVKVLDFLENPVEYRKLCFSGSQLNARWLRENALVRNAFLVLAYQKEKRGVPLAKKYENSSSEGVRDAVKYFLSFV; this is encoded by the coding sequence ATGACCCAAAATAAATGTCTAACAAAAGACAGCAAAGCCGATTTTCTAAAAAAACTCGCCCAAGACGTAAATCTCGACGGGATTGGTTTTACCGGCGCTGACCCTGTAGAGGAGGGTTTCTGTGCAAAAATTTTGTACGACGGCCAATATCTGCCAAGTGATAAGTTTCACAATCCTCTTCTAGTCAAGGAATGGGCAAAAAGCTTGGTGGTGGGAATCCTGTCCTACGACACAAAAGAGAAAATTGAATTAATAGGCGGAGAAGGCAGAATCGCCAAATACGCCTGGGGAAATTATTACGACCTTTTAAAACAAAAATTGAGGATGATATCGGAGATTTATTCGCGAGTGACAGGAGATAGAGTTTCAAAATCTTTCAGCAACGGACCTCTCGATGAAAAGCTTTACGCCTACAGAGCGGGACTCGGATTTAAGGGGAAAAATGGCCTTCTGGTCAACGGGGTTTATGGAACGCGAGTCGTAATCGGATTGTTTTTAACTGAATCCGAACTGCCGCTATCGGTAATACCCGAAAACCTCTGCCTGGACTGCGATAATTGCCTGCAAAAATGCCCCACAAAATGTATTAAAAGCCAAGGAACGGAGGGCGCTGTGAACCTGGACAGAACAAAATGCATTCAAGAACTTTCACAGAGAGACACGGTAATTCCGGAAAATATAAAGAAAGTGTGGAAGGACAGGTTTTACGGATGCGATGACTGTCAGGATAGTTGTGTTTTAAACATTAAAGCTCCGCCTTCCATCCACAGACCTTCAAAGGGCTGGATTGGTGGAAAGGTAAAAGTACTCGATTTTCTTGAAAATCCAGTTGAATATAGAAAGCTTTGCTTCTCTGGTTCCCAGCTAAACGCTCGTTGGTTGAGAGAAAACGCTCTTGTCAGAAACGCATTTTTGGTCCTGGCCTATCAGAAGGAAAAAAGAGGCGTTCCTCTGGCAAAAAAATACGAAAATTCTTCCAGCGAAGGAGTGAGGGACGCCGTAAAATATTTTTTAAGTTTTGTTTGA
- a CDS encoding DUF21 domain-containing protein — MLYLIFCAILLFLSASFSASETAIFSLPSYAVNSCRNSGFRGKALQKLYNKPNFTLPLLLFSNTVVNVILSVLAFKILLSLMGKTAGDAIAVLINITVVTSLLLIFGEFGPKLLAIRRTLPIALAISPYIYFLSFTLYPFIKPLELFLLMVLKNRQNEILAPSEVMYLLHKVRNSERNSVKWKLTYSLIALGQTEAKDIMRTRHQIPFLEKFSTWKEAKALFEETTVKTALVFDKNFDDIAGTLSLSKCIAQGLKDSDRMDKYLDSVVFVPKSAKLTKIIDDLKNVGDVFLVVKDEYGQTAGIVTEDDILGYLLGDKSHKRKNSKPHQRGSGIDAECTLRELSESLGFYLDPEISDMTVGKYILENIKTMPSKKDRVRLGDWIIRVEEVKKNKVLKVSVFKDK; from the coding sequence TTGCTCTATTTGATATTTTGCGCGATACTTTTATTTTTATCCGCTTCGTTTTCCGCGTCTGAAACCGCAATATTTTCACTTCCCTCTTATGCAGTTAATTCCTGCCGGAATTCGGGTTTCAGAGGAAAAGCTCTCCAAAAGCTCTACAACAAACCCAACTTCACGCTCCCGCTCCTGCTTTTCAGCAACACTGTCGTCAATGTAATTTTATCAGTACTGGCTTTTAAAATACTTCTCTCTCTTATGGGTAAAACTGCTGGAGACGCTATCGCGGTGCTGATAAACATTACCGTGGTGACCTCCCTTCTTCTGATTTTCGGTGAATTTGGGCCTAAGCTTTTAGCCATCAGAAGGACACTGCCCATTGCACTAGCCATTAGTCCTTACATATATTTTCTCAGCTTCACTCTTTATCCTTTCATCAAGCCCCTGGAACTTTTCCTGTTGATGGTTTTGAAAAACCGGCAAAATGAAATTCTCGCGCCGTCAGAAGTAATGTATTTACTCCATAAAGTAAGGAATTCTGAAAGGAATTCGGTTAAATGGAAACTGACTTATTCGCTGATAGCTCTCGGTCAGACAGAAGCAAAAGACATAATGCGGACCAGGCATCAGATCCCTTTTCTCGAGAAATTTTCAACCTGGAAGGAAGCGAAAGCGCTTTTTGAAGAAACGACAGTGAAAACAGCTCTGGTATTCGATAAAAATTTCGACGATATTGCCGGAACCCTCAGTTTGTCCAAATGCATAGCTCAAGGGTTGAAAGACTCTGATCGAATGGATAAATATCTCGATTCAGTTGTTTTCGTGCCGAAATCCGCAAAACTTACCAAGATAATTGACGATTTGAAAAATGTTGGCGATGTTTTTTTGGTTGTCAAAGATGAATACGGACAGACTGCGGGCATAGTGACAGAAGATGACATACTCGGATACCTTTTGGGTGATAAGAGCCACAAGAGGAAAAATAGTAAACCTCACCAAAGAGGATCTGGAATCGACGCAGAATGCACTCTGAGAGAACTGTCGGAGTCTCTTGGTTTTTACCTGGACCCGGAAATTTCCGATATGACTGTTGGAAAATACATCCTCGAGAACATAAAGACAATGCCAAGCAAAAAAGATAGGGTCAGGCTAGGAGATTGGATTATCAGGGTTGAAGAGGTGAAAAAAAACAAAGTATTAAAAGTTTCGGTTTTCAAGGACAAATAA
- a CDS encoding DUF21 domain-containing protein yields MFAVYILIISFFLLLLASYTSSELALVGARPEKIAGCKSRNKKIAMKLMSRIEENLSVILVGTNICVVAMSTLTENLFDSFFENHNAFYSVITDFVLILLIGEIIPKAISKLNANSSFLFLSPFIGLSSFLFKPLSMSFQRVSSAILNTIGIKEAQDTRISDLDDALKDFSKGGMLTPHARILEEGVGSLERLKVFSVMRPRKETVFCKVENGFEGALEAFRKTGHSKIVAIGESVDDVKGVYYIRDTIKKKSRKPREPVFIYDRASFIKALEIFSEMADDLTVCVDEYGQVTGILTRIDIIVRFANIFYLNEKNPFVTDRDEWGNFIFKADTRLRLISDLYGVEIPSNYYIGDYTIASFILDVNRNIPSPGEVFKLGDLTMTVEESSIKGIKTVSVKTSL; encoded by the coding sequence ATGTTTGCCGTGTATATCCTTATCATTTCGTTTTTTCTGCTTCTCTTGGCGTCTTACACCTCCTCAGAGCTGGCGCTTGTTGGAGCGAGACCGGAGAAAATAGCGGGATGCAAATCAAGAAACAAAAAAATTGCCATGAAACTGATGTCGAGAATAGAAGAAAATCTCTCCGTAATTTTGGTCGGAACAAACATCTGCGTTGTTGCGATGAGCACTTTGACTGAAAATCTATTCGACTCGTTTTTTGAAAATCACAACGCTTTTTATTCAGTGATAACAGATTTTGTCTTGATTTTGCTCATTGGCGAGATAATCCCCAAAGCAATAAGTAAATTGAACGCGAATTCCTCATTTTTGTTTTTGTCTCCCTTCATAGGATTATCGTCTTTTTTATTTAAACCGTTGTCGATGTCTTTTCAGAGAGTCTCTTCAGCGATTTTAAACACCATCGGAATAAAGGAAGCTCAAGACACCAGGATTTCGGATTTGGACGACGCCCTGAAAGATTTTTCAAAAGGAGGCATGCTTACGCCCCATGCGAGAATTCTCGAAGAGGGAGTCGGGTCTTTGGAAAGACTGAAAGTCTTTTCGGTGATGCGGCCGAGAAAAGAAACAGTTTTCTGCAAAGTGGAAAACGGCTTTGAAGGAGCTCTTGAGGCTTTCAGGAAAACGGGACATTCAAAAATAGTTGCCATTGGCGAGAGTGTCGACGATGTCAAAGGAGTTTATTACATAAGAGATACGATAAAAAAGAAGTCCCGAAAACCGAGAGAACCTGTTTTCATTTACGACAGAGCTTCTTTTATCAAAGCCCTGGAGATTTTCTCAGAAATGGCGGATGATTTAACTGTTTGTGTTGACGAGTACGGACAGGTTACTGGAATACTGACAAGAATTGACATAATAGTCAGGTTTGCGAATATTTTTTACCTCAACGAAAAAAATCCTTTCGTGACGGACCGAGACGAATGGGGCAACTTCATATTCAAAGCGGATACAAGGCTTAGGCTTATTTCGGACCTGTACGGTGTGGAAATACCGTCAAATTACTACATTGGTGATTATACGATCGCGAGTTTTATTCTCGATGTCAACAGGAATATCCCTTCCCCCGGAGAAGTCTTCAAGTTAGGTGATTTGACCATGACGGTCGAAGAGAGCTCGATAAAGGGAATAAAGACGGTATCGGTAAAGACAAGCCTATGA
- a CDS encoding SoxR reducing system RseC family protein encodes MEEKGVIRQVLGDRLYYVTLYINPENCRHCSAHSSCMISKTQDLKLPGPPGLKEGQQVTVYFPSLSKALKYFILFGSPLTIFFIAFFFLSNFHFTELTALAFSSSFAAVDFISMLFLLKKIEKNYTDRIEIKPEK; translated from the coding sequence ATGGAAGAAAAAGGAGTTATAAGACAGGTGCTCGGAGACAGGTTGTATTATGTCACCCTTTACATAAACCCTGAAAATTGCAGGCACTGTTCAGCTCATTCATCTTGCATGATAAGCAAAACTCAGGATTTAAAGCTCCCGGGACCTCCCGGCCTTAAAGAAGGGCAGCAAGTGACGGTTTATTTTCCTTCTCTGTCCAAAGCCCTAAAATATTTCATACTGTTCGGTTCTCCACTCACGATTTTCTTTATCGCTTTTTTCTTTTTAAGCAATTTTCATTTCACCGAATTAACGGCTTTAGCATTTTCATCTTCTTTCGCGGCGGTTGATTTCATCTCAATGCTTTTCCTGTTAAAGAAAATTGAAAAAAACTATACTGATAGAATTGAAATTAAACCCGAGAAATGA
- the queF gene encoding NADPH-dependent 7-cyano-7-deazaguanine reductase QueF, with amino-acid sequence MTIEVPSAGELTLLENPVRKRDYLVEIEALEFTSLCPMTGQPDYAAIIISYIPDKLIFELKSLKLYLQTFRNKLLTHEEAINEIFDKIEESVKPKKISVKGQFSVRGGIKTTVIAESPDSRRNL; translated from the coding sequence ATGACAATAGAGGTTCCTTCAGCCGGTGAATTGACCCTGCTTGAAAACCCTGTCCGGAAAAGAGATTATCTCGTAGAAATTGAAGCTTTAGAATTTACGTCTCTTTGCCCGATGACAGGTCAACCAGATTACGCAGCTATCATCATATCCTATATACCCGATAAGCTGATTTTTGAACTAAAATCCCTAAAACTCTATCTTCAAACTTTTCGAAACAAACTTTTAACCCACGAAGAAGCCATCAACGAAATTTTCGATAAAATCGAAGAATCCGTTAAACCTAAAAAGATTTCTGTCAAAGGACAATTTTCTGTCAGAGGCGGAATCAAAACAACAGTGATTGCTGAATCTCCAGATTCAAGGAGGAACTTGTGA
- the nadA gene encoding quinolinate synthase NadA has product MNEFSITEKIENLKKEKNFLVLAHNYQTLEVQKAADFVGDSFELCKKAQSSKKENIAFCGVNFMAETASLLNPDKNVFISEKNAYCTMAQMLSEEELVSIKEKHPRVPVVCYINSTVGVKALSDVVCTSSNAVKIVRKLGAKQIIFVPDKNLGSYVAGILKDIHVFTLNAFCYVHHEIYPEDIQKEKKRHPAALSLCHPECQKELLSNCDFVGSTSQIIDYVSKSEKKEFIVSTEEGLLDRLRNDYPEKLIFSASLPRVCYGMKKTDLQSLLALLENPAEPLKIPLQIAEKARKSVQRMMELSQ; this is encoded by the coding sequence TTGAATGAGTTTTCGATAACAGAGAAAATTGAAAATCTTAAAAAAGAAAAGAATTTCCTCGTTCTCGCCCACAACTACCAGACCTTGGAAGTTCAAAAAGCCGCCGACTTCGTCGGAGACTCTTTTGAGCTGTGCAAAAAAGCCCAATCATCAAAAAAAGAAAATATCGCATTCTGCGGAGTCAACTTCATGGCTGAAACCGCCTCCCTGCTCAACCCCGACAAAAATGTTTTTATAAGCGAGAAGAACGCCTACTGCACAATGGCACAAATGCTAAGTGAAGAAGAACTGGTATCTATAAAAGAAAAACACCCCCGAGTTCCTGTAGTCTGCTACATAAACTCAACAGTCGGTGTAAAAGCATTAAGTGATGTGGTCTGCACAAGTTCAAACGCGGTAAAAATAGTCAGAAAATTAGGGGCAAAACAGATAATATTTGTTCCGGATAAGAATCTTGGCAGCTATGTCGCGGGCATTTTAAAAGATATCCATGTTTTTACCCTCAACGCTTTCTGTTATGTCCATCATGAAATCTATCCAGAAGACATACAAAAAGAAAAAAAACGGCACCCCGCAGCCCTATCCCTTTGTCATCCGGAATGCCAGAAAGAATTGCTCTCAAACTGCGATTTTGTGGGATCAACCTCTCAAATAATCGATTATGTATCCAAAAGCGAAAAAAAAGAATTTATTGTTTCTACAGAAGAAGGCCTTTTGGACAGGCTGAGAAATGATTATCCGGAAAAGCTGATTTTCTCAGCTTCATTGCCCAGGGTTTGCTACGGAATGAAAAAAACAGATCTACAATCGCTTTTAGCCCTGCTTGAAAATCCTGCCGAACCTCTGAAAATTCCTCTGCAAATCGCGGAGAAAGCAAGAAAATCTGTTCAGAGAATGATGGAATTGTCTCAATAA
- a CDS encoding PhoH family protein, producing the protein MAETSIYLPNEWVLNFVGPRDDHLRILRSKFDCKFFLKGEKVIIRGEEKTLEHASKAVKELINLIEEGFLKDEKDFLDFVENGGFSDGQQKTVINTPCMKIFPRSNGQKLYIGEIEKNELTICIGPAGTGKTFLAVAKAVEMMVENKIKKIILTRPAVEAGENLGYLPGDLIEKVQPYLRPLYDSLEMTLSKEKMKKYIDFGIIEVAPLAFMRGRTLNEAFIILDEAQNTTHPQLKMFLTRLGRSSKTVVCGDITQSDLITGKPGLVEIRKLLGNIDGIGIIQLTSKDVVRHRLVKEIIKAYEGFNENQ; encoded by the coding sequence ATGGCAGAGACTTCAATATATCTCCCAAATGAATGGGTCTTGAATTTTGTCGGACCAAGAGACGACCATCTTAGAATTTTAAGGTCGAAGTTCGACTGTAAATTTTTCTTGAAAGGTGAAAAGGTAATCATCAGAGGGGAAGAAAAGACTCTTGAGCACGCATCCAAAGCTGTCAAAGAGTTGATAAATTTAATTGAAGAAGGTTTTTTGAAGGACGAAAAAGATTTTTTGGATTTTGTTGAGAACGGAGGTTTCTCCGACGGTCAGCAAAAAACCGTCATAAACACTCCCTGTATGAAAATTTTCCCCCGAAGCAACGGGCAAAAACTGTATATTGGCGAGATAGAAAAAAATGAATTGACGATTTGCATTGGACCTGCAGGGACAGGGAAAACATTTCTCGCTGTCGCAAAAGCGGTTGAGATGATGGTTGAAAACAAGATAAAAAAAATAATTCTCACTCGACCGGCAGTTGAAGCGGGAGAAAATTTAGGGTACCTCCCGGGTGATTTAATTGAAAAGGTTCAACCCTATTTAAGACCGTTGTACGATTCTCTTGAGATGACTCTTTCTAAAGAAAAAATGAAAAAATACATTGATTTCGGAATAATTGAAGTCGCTCCGCTCGCTTTCATGAGGGGCAGGACTTTGAACGAAGCCTTTATAATTCTCGACGAAGCTCAAAACACCACGCACCCCCAGCTGAAGATGTTTTTGACCAGGCTGGGAAGAAGCTCTAAAACGGTCGTCTGTGGAGATATAACTCAGAGCGATTTGATAACCGGAAAACCTGGCCTTGTAGAAATCAGGAAGCTTTTGGGCAACATTGACGGAATCGGGATTATCCAATTGACGAGTAAGGACGTCGTGAGACACAGGTTGGTCAAGGAGATCATCAAAGCATACGAAGGATTCAATGAAAATCAATAA
- a CDS encoding DUF4234 domain-containing protein produces the protein MKERNPIMVLILGCVTLGIYNLIWFWQTTSELNSKGATVPNPILMIIPIVGIFYLWKYSEGVEKVTSGGMTGIVSFLLFWFVNPVGMFLAQQKFNEIK, from the coding sequence ATGAAAGAACGTAATCCAATTATGGTTCTGATTCTCGGATGCGTGACTCTCGGAATATATAACCTGATATGGTTCTGGCAGACCACTTCAGAATTAAACAGCAAAGGTGCAACAGTTCCTAATCCGATACTCATGATAATACCCATCGTCGGAATATTCTATCTTTGGAAATACTCTGAAGGTGTCGAGAAGGTGACATCGGGTGGAATGACCGGCATTGTGTCTTTTCTTCTTTTCTGGTTCGTCAACCCTGTAGGCATGTTCCTCGCCCAGCAGAAATTCAATGAGATAAAGTAA